The Hymenobacter oligotrophus genome has a window encoding:
- the atpA gene encoding F0F1 ATP synthase subunit alpha — translation MAEVRPDEVSAILREQLSNFKSEAELEEVGTVLQVGDGVARIYGLSKAQSGELVEFENGLQALVLNLEEDNVGAVMLGDYSEVREGATVRRTNKIASIKVGEGIVGRVVNTLGQPIDGRGPIAGELYDMPLERKAPGVIFRQPVNEPLQTGIKAIDAMIPIGRGQRELIIGDRQTGKSTVALDAILNQREFFERGEPVFCIYVAIGQKASTVAQIVNSLQRGGAMDYTVVVSASAADPAPMQFFAPFTGAAIGEFFRDTGRPALVVYDDLSKQAVAYREVSLLLRRPPGREAYPGDVFYLHSRLLERAAKINASDDIARNMNDLPDSLRGLVKGGGSLTALPIIETQAGDVSAYIPTNVISITDGQIFLETNLFNSGIRPAINVGISVSRVGGSAQIKSMKKVAGTLKLDQAQFRELEAFAKFGSDLDASTKLTIERGRRNLEILKQPQFSPVKVEDQVAIIYAATNGLLDAIPVNRVREFEKEFTQVMNTRHADVLAGLKAGKLDDTITGTIRQVIKDLSASYK, via the coding sequence ATGGCAGAAGTACGTCCGGATGAAGTATCCGCCATTCTGCGGGAGCAGTTGTCCAATTTCAAGTCCGAAGCCGAACTCGAAGAAGTCGGTACGGTGCTGCAGGTTGGCGACGGGGTAGCCCGCATTTACGGCCTTTCAAAGGCTCAGTCAGGCGAACTGGTTGAGTTCGAGAACGGCCTGCAGGCACTGGTTTTGAACCTCGAAGAAGACAACGTAGGTGCCGTAATGCTCGGCGACTACAGCGAAGTACGCGAGGGCGCTACCGTGCGCCGCACCAACAAAATCGCTTCGATTAAAGTAGGCGAGGGCATCGTGGGCCGCGTGGTAAACACGTTGGGCCAACCCATCGACGGCCGTGGCCCCATTGCTGGCGAGCTGTACGACATGCCGCTGGAGCGCAAGGCGCCGGGCGTAATCTTCCGCCAGCCGGTAAACGAACCACTGCAAACCGGTATCAAGGCTATCGACGCCATGATTCCGATCGGTCGTGGCCAGCGCGAGCTGATCATCGGCGACCGTCAGACGGGCAAGTCGACGGTTGCGCTTGACGCTATCCTGAACCAGCGCGAGTTCTTCGAGCGCGGCGAGCCGGTTTTCTGTATCTACGTTGCCATCGGCCAGAAGGCCTCGACGGTAGCCCAGATCGTGAACTCGCTGCAGCGCGGCGGTGCCATGGACTACACGGTGGTTGTTTCGGCTTCGGCCGCTGACCCCGCTCCGATGCAGTTCTTTGCCCCGTTCACGGGTGCTGCCATCGGTGAGTTCTTCCGCGATACGGGTCGTCCGGCTCTGGTTGTGTACGACGACTTGTCGAAGCAAGCTGTGGCTTACCGCGAGGTGTCGCTGCTGCTGCGCCGCCCGCCCGGCCGCGAAGCTTACCCTGGCGACGTATTTTACCTGCACAGCCGTTTGCTCGAGCGTGCCGCTAAAATCAACGCTTCGGACGACATCGCCCGTAACATGAACGACCTGCCCGACAGCCTGCGTGGCCTCGTGAAGGGCGGTGGTTCGCTAACGGCTCTGCCCATCATCGAGACGCAAGCTGGTGACGTATCGGCTTACATTCCGACGAACGTAATTTCGATTACCGACGGTCAGATCTTCCTCGAAACCAACCTCTTCAACTCGGGCATCCGTCCGGCTATCAACGTAGGTATCTCGGTATCGCGTGTAGGTGGTTCGGCTCAGATCAAGTCGATGAAGAAAGTGGCTGGTACGCTGAAGCTGGATCAGGCCCAGTTCCGCGAACTGGAAGCTTTCGCCAAGTTCGGCTCGGACCTCGATGCCTCGACCAAGCTCACCATTGAGCGTGGCCGCCGCAACCTCGAAATCCTGAAGCAGCCGCAGTTCTCGCCGGTAAAAGTTGAAGACCAAGTAGCTATCATCTATGCTGCTACCAACGGTCTGCTCGACGCCATCCCGGTAAACCGCGTACGCGAGTTCGAGAAGGAGTTTACGCAGGTGATGAACACCCGTCATGCCGACGTGCTGGCTGGCCTGAAGGCCGGTAAGCTCGACGATACCATTACGGGCACCATCCGCCAGGTGATCAAAGACCTGTCGGCTTCTTACAAGTAG
- the atpG gene encoding ATP synthase F1 subunit gamma: MASLKEVRGRIQSVSSTQQITKAMKMVAAAKLRRAQDNIMRMRPYAQRLNSILANLSQGNAEDSVTGEYGVVREVRRVLIIAVTSDRGLAGAFNSNIFKATNALIQERYADLAAAGNVRVMAIGRKAHDYFGRRGLLVGNHTNVFTNLSFDTVRVAAEEAMDAFRAGQYDQVVLVYNEFKNVATQIIRTEQLLPILPPEAPANAATTSNLDYIFEPSKEEIVLTLIPTSLKIQLYKAVLESNASEHGARMTAMDKATENAGELLKALKLTYNRGRQAAITNEILEIVGGAEALAASR; encoded by the coding sequence ATGGCAAGCTTAAAAGAAGTCCGGGGCCGCATTCAGTCGGTAAGCTCGACGCAGCAAATCACCAAAGCCATGAAAATGGTGGCGGCAGCAAAGCTGCGCCGCGCGCAGGACAACATCATGCGCATGCGCCCCTACGCGCAACGCCTGAACAGCATCTTGGCTAATTTGTCGCAAGGCAATGCAGAGGACAGCGTGACCGGCGAATACGGCGTGGTACGCGAAGTGCGCCGCGTGCTGATCATTGCTGTTACGTCGGATCGTGGCTTGGCTGGTGCTTTCAACAGCAACATCTTCAAGGCTACGAACGCGCTGATTCAGGAACGCTACGCCGACCTGGCTGCCGCCGGCAACGTACGCGTGATGGCCATTGGCCGCAAAGCGCACGATTACTTCGGCCGCCGTGGCCTGTTGGTGGGCAACCATACCAACGTATTCACGAACCTGTCGTTCGACACGGTGCGCGTGGCTGCTGAAGAGGCTATGGATGCTTTCCGGGCCGGGCAGTATGATCAGGTAGTGCTGGTGTACAACGAGTTTAAGAACGTGGCGACGCAGATTATCCGTACGGAGCAACTGTTGCCCATTCTGCCGCCCGAAGCACCCGCCAACGCCGCTACCACCTCGAACCTGGACTACATTTTTGAGCCCAGCAAAGAGGAAATCGTGCTGACTTTGATTCCGACGTCGCTGAAAATCCAGCTCTACAAAGCGGTGCTCGAAAGCAACGCTTCGGAACACGGTGCCCGCATGACGGCCATGGACAAGGCCACCGAAAACGCCGGCGAGTTGCTGAAAGCGCTAAAGCTAACCTACAACCGCGGCCGCCAAGCCGCCATCACGAACGAGATTCTCGAAATCGTGGGTGGTGCCGAAGCCTTGGCTGCCAGCCGCTAA